A genomic segment from Dietzia psychralcaliphila encodes:
- the exaC gene encoding acetaldehyde dehydrogenase ExaC — MPVFAQPGADGSVMSYESRYEHYIGGEWVAPVKGEYFENVTPITGQVFCEVGRGTSEDIEAALDAAWAAAPAWNATSAAERSLVLLRIADRMEENLEAIALAESWDNGKPIRECLAADIPLAIDHFRYFAGCIRAQEGGISQIDEDTVAYHFHEPLGVVGQIIPWNFPVLMAVWKLAPALAAGNCVVLKPAEQTPASILFLLSVIGDLIPPGVLNVVNGFGTEAGKPLASNPRIRKVAFTGETTTGRLIMQYASENLIPVTLELGGKSPNIFFEDVMDADDDFRQAALEGFAMFGLNQGEVCTCPSRALVQRSVFDEFSELAIERTNKITQGNPLDTDTMLGAQASNDQLEKILSYIDIGKQEGADVLTGGGRAELDGDLAGGFYVQPTVFRGHNKMRLFQEEIFGPVLSLSSFTDFDDAMMIANDTLYGLGAGVWSRNGTTAYRAGRTIQAGRVWTNTYHQYPAHAAFGGYKQSGIGRENHRMMLDHYQQTKCLLVSYSGKPQGFF, encoded by the coding sequence ATGCCCGTTTTCGCACAGCCCGGCGCCGATGGTTCGGTGATGTCCTACGAGAGCCGCTACGAGCACTACATCGGCGGCGAGTGGGTGGCACCCGTCAAGGGCGAGTACTTCGAGAACGTCACCCCGATCACCGGTCAGGTCTTCTGCGAGGTCGGCCGCGGCACCTCCGAGGACATCGAGGCGGCCCTGGACGCCGCGTGGGCCGCCGCCCCGGCCTGGAACGCCACCTCCGCCGCCGAGCGCTCGCTGGTCCTGCTCCGGATCGCCGACCGCATGGAGGAGAACCTCGAGGCCATCGCCCTGGCCGAATCGTGGGACAACGGCAAGCCGATCCGCGAGTGTCTGGCGGCCGACATCCCGCTGGCGATCGATCACTTCCGCTACTTCGCCGGGTGTATCCGCGCGCAGGAGGGCGGGATCTCGCAGATCGACGAGGACACGGTGGCGTACCACTTCCACGAGCCCCTCGGCGTGGTCGGCCAGATCATCCCGTGGAACTTCCCGGTCCTCATGGCGGTGTGGAAGCTCGCCCCGGCACTGGCCGCGGGCAACTGCGTGGTGCTCAAGCCGGCCGAGCAGACCCCGGCGTCGATCCTGTTCCTGCTGTCGGTGATCGGTGACCTCATCCCGCCCGGCGTGCTCAACGTGGTCAACGGCTTCGGCACCGAGGCGGGCAAGCCCCTGGCCTCCAACCCGAGGATCCGCAAGGTCGCCTTCACCGGCGAGACCACCACCGGGCGCCTGATCATGCAGTACGCCTCGGAGAACCTCATCCCGGTGACACTCGAGTTGGGCGGCAAGAGCCCCAACATCTTCTTCGAGGACGTCATGGACGCCGACGACGATTTCCGTCAGGCCGCGCTCGAGGGCTTCGCGATGTTCGGCCTCAACCAGGGCGAGGTGTGCACCTGCCCCTCGCGCGCGCTGGTCCAGAGGTCGGTCTTCGACGAGTTCTCCGAGCTCGCGATCGAGCGCACCAACAAGATCACCCAGGGCAACCCCCTGGACACCGACACCATGCTCGGTGCTCAGGCCTCTAACGACCAGCTGGAGAAGATCCTGTCCTACATCGACATCGGCAAGCAGGAGGGCGCGGACGTGCTCACCGGTGGCGGGCGGGCGGAACTCGACGGCGACCTCGCGGGCGGCTTCTACGTGCAGCCCACGGTGTTCCGCGGCCACAACAAGATGCGGCTGTTCCAGGAGGAGATCTTCGGTCCGGTGCTCAGCTTGAGCTCGTTCACCGACTTCGACGACGCCATGATGATCGCCAACGACACGCTCTACGGCCTGGGCGCCGGCGTGTGGTCGCGCAACGGCACCACCGCCTACCGGGCGGGCCGCACCATCCAGGCCGGCCGGGTGTGGACCAACACCTACCACCAGTACCCGGCCCACGCGGCGTTCGGCGGCTACAAGCAGTCCGGCATCGGACGCGAGAACCATCGCATGATGCTCGACCACTACCAGCAGACCAAGTGCCTGTTGGTGAGCTACTCGGGCAAGCCGCAGGGCTTCTTCTGA
- a CDS encoding DUF779 domain-containing protein, with protein MDDVCGLPSGGNVPIAARAVPPEGAPPGLPPRVVVTEPAAELIRELVGRHGPVMFHQSGGCCDGSAPMCYPDGEFRVGQRDILVGEVDLALGDRAGGDRADGDRVGDGPGAPPGDDDEELSSSSSSSPRFRVWISGSQFETWKHTQLVLDAVPGRGSGFSLENPTGRRFLSRARMFDAQEQEALAAFPPRTGADLDV; from the coding sequence ATGGACGACGTGTGCGGGCTGCCCTCGGGCGGGAACGTGCCCATCGCGGCGCGGGCTGTGCCGCCGGAGGGTGCACCGCCCGGTCTCCCGCCGCGCGTCGTGGTCACCGAACCGGCTGCCGAGTTGATCCGTGAACTCGTCGGCCGACACGGACCGGTGATGTTCCACCAGTCGGGCGGGTGCTGCGACGGTTCGGCGCCCATGTGTTACCCCGACGGGGAGTTCCGGGTCGGTCAGCGCGACATCCTGGTGGGAGAGGTGGATCTCGCTCTGGGCGATCGTGCCGGCGGCGATCGTGCCGACGGCGATCGGGTCGGCGACGGCCCCGGCGCCCCACCGGGCGACGACGACGAGGAGCTCTCGTCCTCCTCGTCGTCGTCGCCCCGGTTTCGCGTGTGGATCTCGGGCTCACAGTTCGAGACCTGGAAGCACACGCAGTTGGTGTTGGACGCGGTCCCGGGCCGGGGCTCGGGGTTCAGTCTCGAGAACCCGACCGGCCGTCGGTTCCTGTCCCGGGCCCGGATGTTCGACGCGCAGGAGCAGGAGGCGTTGGCGGCGTTCCCGCCGCGCACGGGCGCGGACCTGGACGTCTAG
- a CDS encoding HD domain-containing protein: MDTDRPAAADPLDSEVEFLTPELRSDLLERWNEPQRRYHNETHLRAVLRAVDALEADGEAFDGTAVRLAAWFHTAVFDPTESENNDKSAAFTEKALDPAAPVDEVARLVRLMGGHRVEAGDLNGAVLSDADLAVLGSDPETYDTYTHDVRHEFAHVPGERFVAGRIASLEGLLERKSVFRTRAGRDAWEKQAHANLNRELGLLRAGIAEGEDAG, from the coding sequence ATGGATACCGACCGTCCGGCAGCCGCTGACCCCCTCGACTCCGAGGTCGAGTTCCTCACGCCCGAGTTGCGATCGGATCTGCTCGAGAGGTGGAACGAACCGCAGCGCCGCTACCACAACGAGACGCATCTGCGCGCGGTGCTCCGTGCGGTGGACGCGCTGGAGGCGGACGGTGAGGCGTTCGACGGGACCGCGGTCCGGCTGGCCGCCTGGTTCCACACCGCGGTGTTCGACCCGACGGAATCGGAGAACAACGACAAGTCGGCGGCGTTCACCGAGAAGGCGCTCGACCCGGCCGCCCCTGTCGACGAGGTGGCGCGACTGGTGCGGCTGATGGGCGGGCACCGGGTCGAGGCCGGGGACCTCAACGGTGCGGTCCTCTCGGACGCCGACCTCGCGGTCCTGGGGTCGGACCCGGAAACCTACGACACCTATACACATGACGTCCGCCACGAGTTCGCGCACGTGCCGGGCGAGCGGTTCGTGGCCGGGCGGATCGCCTCCCTGGAGGGGCTGCTCGAGCGGAAGTCGGTATTCCGGACCAGGGCCGGGCGCGACGCGTGGGAGAAGCAGGCGCACGCCAACCTCAACCGCGAACTGGGGCTGCTCAGGGCCGGCATCGCCGAGGGGGAGGACGCCGGCTGA
- a CDS encoding FMN-binding glutamate synthase family protein: MRKWLLGAPVAALAAVAAADMRQTRYPILRTFPVLGHARMALSSIGPELRQYIVAGNNEERPFTRDQRAWVYESAEGRATTFGFGTDNNVEFLEGYPIVKPRTFTGVTVSAQPHSAEQLQLPPAKVLGAARGRARAFRPESLVSISGMSYGALSAPAVEALNRGASLAGALHNTGEGGLSPYHQKGGDLVFQIGTAYFGVRDAEGRFDLGSLVALTEKHPIRAIEIKLSQGAKPGLGGLLPAAKVTTEIGRIRGIPTDRDCASPSRHTAFHDVDSMLDLVEEIAEHTGLPVGIKSAVGELGFWEQLASAMVTRERGVDFITIDGGEGGTGAAPLVFTDAVSLPFRLGFSRVYRVFAEAGLTDDVVFVGSGKLGIPENAAVAFALGVDMISVGREAMLSIGCIQAQKCHTDRCPTGVATQNPWLVRGVDPTDKAVRCAAYIRSLRRDLVKISGAVGVPHPSLIGPEDVELANGTRESTTLAEIYGYQSGWGLPGRADIRQITDIMIASGAAEHTAAYTPPGI; encoded by the coding sequence ATGCGCAAGTGGCTCCTCGGCGCCCCCGTCGCCGCACTGGCCGCCGTCGCGGCCGCGGACATGCGACAGACCAGGTACCCGATCCTGCGGACGTTCCCCGTTCTCGGGCACGCACGCATGGCCCTGAGTTCCATCGGCCCCGAACTGCGCCAGTACATCGTGGCGGGCAACAACGAGGAGCGGCCGTTCACCCGCGACCAACGTGCCTGGGTCTACGAATCGGCGGAGGGACGGGCCACCACGTTCGGATTCGGCACGGACAACAACGTCGAATTCCTCGAGGGCTACCCGATCGTCAAGCCGCGCACGTTCACCGGGGTGACGGTGTCCGCCCAGCCGCACTCGGCCGAGCAACTCCAGTTGCCCCCGGCCAAGGTCCTCGGCGCCGCCCGCGGCCGGGCCCGCGCGTTCCGCCCCGAGTCCCTGGTGTCGATCTCCGGGATGAGCTACGGCGCCCTGTCGGCCCCGGCGGTTGAGGCCCTCAACCGCGGCGCCTCGCTCGCGGGTGCACTGCACAACACGGGCGAGGGCGGCCTGAGCCCGTACCACCAGAAGGGCGGTGACCTGGTCTTCCAGATCGGGACTGCCTACTTCGGGGTACGCGACGCAGAAGGCCGTTTCGACCTGGGCTCACTGGTCGCCCTCACCGAGAAGCACCCGATCAGGGCGATCGAGATCAAGCTCAGCCAGGGAGCCAAACCCGGGCTCGGTGGTCTGCTGCCCGCGGCCAAGGTCACCACGGAGATCGGGCGCATCCGCGGCATCCCCACCGACCGGGACTGCGCGAGCCCCTCCCGGCACACCGCCTTCCACGACGTCGATTCCATGCTCGACCTGGTCGAGGAGATCGCCGAGCACACCGGGCTGCCGGTGGGCATCAAGTCCGCGGTCGGCGAGCTGGGCTTCTGGGAGCAGCTCGCCTCGGCGATGGTGACGCGGGAGCGCGGCGTCGACTTCATCACCATCGACGGCGGCGAGGGCGGTACCGGTGCCGCCCCACTGGTCTTCACCGACGCGGTGTCCCTGCCCTTCCGGCTGGGCTTCTCCCGCGTGTATCGGGTCTTCGCCGAGGCCGGGCTCACCGACGACGTGGTCTTTGTCGGTTCCGGCAAGCTGGGCATCCCCGAGAACGCGGCGGTCGCGTTCGCACTCGGTGTGGACATGATCAGCGTCGGTCGCGAGGCCATGCTCTCGATCGGCTGCATCCAGGCGCAGAAGTGCCACACCGACCGCTGCCCCACCGGCGTGGCCACCCAGAACCCGTGGCTCGTCCGCGGCGTGGACCCCACCGACAAGGCCGTGCGGTGCGCGGCCTACATCCGGTCACTGCGGCGGGACCTCGTCAAGATCTCCGGCGCCGTCGGCGTTCCCCACCCGTCACTGATCGGGCCCGAGGACGTGGAACTGGCCAACGGCACCCGGGAGTCGACGACTCTCGCGGAGATCTACGGCTATCAGTCGGGGTGGGGCCTGCCCGGCCGGGCCGACATCCGCCAGATCACCGACATCATGATCGCCAGCGGTGCCGCCGAACACACCGCCGCCTACACGCCGCCCGGCATCTGA
- a CDS encoding acyl-[acyl-carrier-protein] thioesterase produces MSDPKPMSDPAQDPGLHPLPPPPSSGSVFSASRTVRTGDVDPQRRLRLDSIARYLQDMAGDDLEAAGHAGTDPYWIVRRTVIDVIEPISWPATVHLQRWCSGLSTRWANMRVRLTAEHRTSPPDSLERPDGLVETEAFWINVSALGVPARISEEGFATLASTTDTHRLRWVAMTTARPTDSPDPDMPEDRPHILRSTDFDPLQHLNNAAYFDAVEDELLHHPDLLRHPHRVVIEYSHPVVPGSSMTIRRRRSGDRLEMWMIVDDRVAAAATVTGWPNA; encoded by the coding sequence ATGAGCGACCCGAAACCTATGAGCGACCCGGCACAGGACCCTGGACTGCACCCACTTCCCCCGCCGCCCTCCAGCGGATCGGTGTTCTCCGCCTCCCGCACGGTGCGCACCGGCGACGTCGATCCCCAGCGACGGCTGCGGCTGGACAGCATCGCCCGGTACCTCCAGGACATGGCGGGCGACGATCTGGAGGCCGCCGGCCACGCAGGGACCGACCCGTACTGGATCGTGCGCCGTACCGTGATCGACGTGATCGAGCCGATCTCCTGGCCGGCCACCGTGCACCTTCAACGCTGGTGTTCGGGACTGTCCACGCGGTGGGCGAACATGCGTGTGCGGCTGACCGCCGAGCACCGGACCAGCCCTCCCGATTCCCTGGAGCGACCTGACGGACTGGTGGAGACCGAGGCGTTCTGGATCAACGTCAGCGCTCTCGGCGTCCCCGCCCGCATCAGCGAGGAGGGTTTCGCCACCCTCGCCTCCACTACGGACACCCACCGTTTGCGGTGGGTCGCCATGACCACGGCCCGGCCGACCGATTCCCCCGACCCGGACATGCCGGAAGACCGGCCCCACATCCTCCGGAGCACCGACTTCGACCCGCTGCAGCACCTCAACAACGCCGCCTATTTCGATGCCGTGGAAGACGAACTCCTGCACCATCCCGATCTGCTCCGACACCCTCACCGCGTGGTGATCGAGTACTCCCACCCCGTGGTGCCGGGCTCGTCGATGACGATCCGGCGGAGGCGGTCCGGAGACCGACTGGAGATGTGGATGATCGTGGACGACCGCGTTGCGGCCGCCGCCACCGTCACGGGCTGGCCGAACGCGTAG
- a CDS encoding glycerate kinase: protein MTIVVACGAFKGSLTAIEACHHAAEGARRAHPDTDVVVRPVADGGGGSLEVMVAGGAREVRVTASGPTGESVETSFAAIDPDTAFVEMADACGLLRLPGGLMRPLESSSRGVGEVLLAALRSGRGNIHLGIGGSASTDGGTGMLSALGARFLDSSGTELPDGGGALVNLDRVDLDGIDPAVRASRILVACDVDNPLLGAMGAARVYGPQKGASAEQIEDLEAGLTRLVEVLRGQGLDVDPDAPGSGAAGGVGFAARELLDASLDPGFEVLGTLTGLEDVVSAADLVVTGEGRLDDQTMHGKTPMGVAALCRSHAVPVVAVCGRLDLGADRVAEAGFAAAAALTEREPDLARSMANAGALLEEVTAEVVSRILA from the coding sequence GTGACGATCGTCGTGGCATGCGGGGCCTTCAAGGGCTCTCTCACCGCTATCGAGGCATGCCATCACGCTGCCGAGGGTGCTCGCCGGGCCCACCCGGACACCGATGTGGTGGTCAGACCCGTCGCGGACGGGGGCGGCGGAAGCCTCGAGGTGATGGTCGCCGGCGGCGCCCGCGAGGTGCGCGTGACCGCCTCCGGTCCCACCGGCGAGTCCGTCGAGACCTCCTTCGCGGCCATCGACCCGGACACCGCGTTCGTCGAGATGGCGGACGCATGTGGGCTGCTCCGCCTCCCCGGAGGCCTGATGCGACCCCTCGAGTCCTCGAGCCGCGGGGTGGGAGAGGTCCTCCTGGCCGCCCTCCGCTCCGGTCGCGGGAACATCCACCTCGGCATCGGGGGCAGCGCCTCCACCGACGGCGGCACCGGGATGCTCTCCGCGCTGGGTGCCCGCTTCCTCGACTCCTCGGGCACCGAACTCCCCGACGGCGGCGGAGCGTTGGTGAACCTCGACCGCGTCGACCTGGACGGCATCGATCCCGCCGTCCGCGCCTCCCGGATCCTCGTCGCCTGCGACGTGGACAATCCCCTCCTCGGCGCGATGGGCGCGGCCCGCGTCTACGGCCCGCAGAAGGGGGCCTCCGCCGAACAGATCGAGGACCTCGAGGCGGGCCTGACCCGCCTGGTCGAGGTCCTGCGCGGCCAGGGGCTCGACGTGGACCCGGACGCACCGGGATCCGGCGCGGCCGGTGGCGTGGGCTTCGCGGCCCGCGAGCTGCTCGACGCGTCGCTCGATCCGGGCTTCGAGGTCCTGGGCACCCTCACCGGCCTCGAGGACGTGGTGTCCGCCGCAGACCTGGTGGTGACCGGCGAGGGCCGGCTCGACGACCAGACCATGCACGGCAAGACGCCCATGGGCGTGGCCGCGCTGTGCCGCTCCCACGCGGTGCCGGTGGTGGCCGTGTGCGGCCGGCTGGACCTGGGTGCCGACCGCGTGGCGGAGGCGGGGTTCGCGGCCGCCGCCGCCCTCACCGAGCGGGAGCCGGACCTGGCCAGGTCGATGGCCAACGCGGGCGCGCTGCTGGAGGAAGTGACCGCCGAGGTCGTCTCGCGCATCCTGGCCTGA
- a CDS encoding bifunctional aminoglycoside phosphotransferase/ATP-binding protein has translation MDTPADADPVTDGGPAVVETHSALIVLYGDEAHKVRKRIDLGFLDNRTVEARAEQSRREVELNSRLAPDVYDGVLEVRGPDGEVIDHVVRMRRLPSGRSLESLVWSRASGSGRVGDPDLGAGVREVARQLDHLHAASPHSEEIDAVGTADAVAGLWRDSIDHLRRLSVGEDAPEIVDDVEWLAGEYLRGRDRLLRARIEAGRVVDGHGDLLAADVYLLDDGPRVIDCLEFDDRLRFGDAMLDAGFLAMDLDRVGARDLAAAFLAAYRDFSGDDAPSSLVHHYIGYRALVRAKVTAIRAEQSENFGADARLALSLADRAVDALLRARVRLILVGGVSGSGKSTLAAPLAVALGAELLRSDELRFDELGSDELGSDVPAGGGAEGARPRDDGTGDRYSEGAVSAVYSRMLARAGESLALGRSVVLDATWLDPRRRAQAETVAADAHAELVEVSCTAPHAELVRRIEERGRTGTDPSEATVAVLESQLADLAPWPDAIEVDTTDLDSRSADAVQDWAARTLGPLPWA, from the coding sequence ATGGACACCCCTGCGGATGCCGACCCGGTGACGGACGGAGGGCCGGCCGTCGTCGAGACGCACAGCGCTCTCATCGTGCTCTATGGTGACGAGGCTCACAAAGTGCGCAAACGCATCGACCTCGGGTTCCTCGACAACAGGACGGTCGAGGCCAGGGCCGAGCAGAGTCGGCGGGAGGTCGAGCTCAACAGCCGCCTGGCGCCGGACGTGTACGACGGCGTACTTGAGGTCCGTGGTCCCGACGGCGAGGTGATCGACCACGTGGTCCGGATGCGTCGACTGCCCTCCGGGAGGAGCCTGGAATCCCTGGTGTGGTCGCGTGCCTCGGGCTCGGGCCGCGTCGGCGATCCGGATCTCGGGGCGGGCGTGCGCGAGGTGGCCAGGCAGCTCGACCACCTCCACGCGGCGAGCCCCCACTCGGAGGAGATCGACGCGGTGGGCACCGCCGACGCCGTTGCCGGGCTGTGGCGCGACTCGATCGACCACCTGCGTCGTCTGAGCGTGGGCGAGGACGCACCGGAGATCGTCGACGACGTCGAATGGCTGGCTGGGGAGTACCTCCGGGGGCGGGACCGACTCCTCAGGGCACGTATCGAGGCGGGCCGTGTGGTCGACGGCCACGGTGACCTGCTCGCGGCCGACGTCTACCTCCTGGACGACGGGCCCCGGGTGATCGACTGCCTCGAGTTCGACGACCGGCTGAGGTTCGGTGACGCGATGCTCGACGCCGGCTTCCTGGCCATGGACCTCGACAGGGTGGGAGCGCGGGACCTCGCAGCAGCCTTCCTCGCGGCCTATCGGGATTTCTCGGGGGATGACGCACCGTCGTCGCTCGTCCACCACTACATCGGCTACCGCGCGCTGGTCCGTGCCAAGGTCACCGCGATCCGTGCCGAGCAGTCCGAGAACTTCGGGGCGGACGCGCGACTCGCCCTGTCCCTGGCGGACCGGGCCGTCGACGCCCTCCTGCGTGCCCGGGTCCGGTTGATCCTCGTGGGCGGGGTATCCGGGTCGGGCAAGTCCACGCTGGCGGCGCCGCTGGCCGTGGCACTGGGCGCCGAGCTGCTGCGGTCCGATGAACTCCGCTTCGATGAACTGGGCTCCGACGAACTGGGCTCCGACGTTCCCGCGGGCGGCGGCGCCGAGGGTGCGCGCCCGCGCGACGACGGGACTGGGGACAGGTATTCGGAGGGGGCCGTCTCCGCCGTCTACTCGCGGATGCTCGCCAGGGCCGGGGAGTCGCTCGCGCTGGGTCGGAGCGTGGTCCTGGACGCCACCTGGCTGGACCCGCGTCGCCGTGCCCAGGCGGAGACCGTGGCGGCCGACGCGCACGCCGAGCTCGTGGAGGTCTCGTGCACGGCTCCCCACGCTGAACTCGTCCGCCGGATCGAGGAGCGGGGCCGCACCGGCACGGACCCGTCCGAGGCCACGGTGGCGGTGCTCGAGAGCCAACTCGCTGATCTGGCGCCCTGGCCCGACGCGATCGAGGTGGACACCACCGACCTGGATTCCCGCTCCGCCGACGCCGTGCAGGACTGGGCGGCACGGACCCTCGGCCCACTGCCCTGGGCCTGA
- a CDS encoding DUF4185 domain-containing protein has protein sequence MTDSRPPTPAPPTSTRKIRDLTGPGITTAFGMEGTDLGITARTPSGRLLAVFGDTFAGAGMGAPHVGRPHPGIAECAPTTDERPGPGNPDWRSPVGLFSDEDATGGGLAWVDAAGPGPRDYAGQLIHYVHGRDCSTVLPSDVLTIGDTMYLHVMVNEGLGTVTRTEIHRSVDDGRTWEPTGVTFSPLLEGGHRQLWTWEAGGDGFVYVLSSGFQRDKGVILMRVREEHLADPDVNGWQTWGFREGAWDWGHPTTIVLPGRVGEMYLRRCEDFWTLTYFDAEHYRIDCLTFPHIGSDLLDRSVTTHTTLLHGCAWGDETDGSDPATGPARVAQLYCGCPVPGSTPEEWHFVVSQWNTHDSAAGPPGWPYRSMQFVGSIPRPPGTPARD, from the coding sequence ATGACGGACTCGCGACCGCCGACCCCGGCCCCGCCGACCAGCACCCGCAAGATCCGCGACCTCACGGGACCGGGGATCACCACCGCGTTCGGCATGGAGGGCACCGATCTGGGGATCACGGCCCGGACGCCCTCCGGACGCCTGCTCGCGGTGTTCGGGGACACCTTCGCCGGAGCGGGTATGGGCGCGCCCCACGTGGGCCGGCCCCATCCGGGGATCGCCGAGTGCGCACCCACCACCGACGAGCGGCCGGGGCCGGGGAATCCCGACTGGCGGTCCCCCGTGGGCCTGTTCTCCGACGAGGACGCCACCGGCGGGGGCCTGGCGTGGGTGGACGCCGCCGGCCCGGGCCCCCGGGACTACGCGGGGCAGCTCATCCACTACGTCCACGGCCGGGACTGCTCCACGGTCCTCCCCAGCGACGTGCTGACCATCGGCGACACGATGTACCTCCACGTCATGGTCAACGAGGGACTCGGGACGGTCACCCGGACGGAGATCCACCGCTCGGTCGACGACGGTCGCACCTGGGAGCCGACCGGTGTCACCTTCTCCCCCCTACTCGAGGGCGGGCACCGCCAACTGTGGACCTGGGAGGCCGGCGGGGACGGATTCGTCTACGTCCTGTCGAGCGGCTTCCAGCGGGACAAGGGGGTCATCCTCATGCGGGTCCGCGAGGAGCACCTCGCCGATCCCGACGTCAACGGCTGGCAGACGTGGGGTTTCCGCGAGGGCGCCTGGGACTGGGGCCACCCCACGACCATCGTGCTGCCGGGCCGTGTCGGGGAGATGTACCTGCGCAGGTGTGAGGACTTCTGGACCCTGACCTACTTCGACGCGGAGCACTACCGGATCGACTGCCTCACCTTCCCGCACATCGGGTCGGACCTGCTGGACCGCTCGGTGACCACCCACACCACGCTCCTGCACGGGTGTGCCTGGGGCGACGAAACCGACGGTTCCGACCCGGCAACCGGCCCGGCACGTGTCGCGCAGCTCTACTGCGGTTGCCCGGTCCCGGGTTCCACGCCAGAGGAGTGGCACTTCGTGGTGAGCCAGTGGAACACCCACGACTCGGCCGCGGGTCCCCCCGGTTGGCCGTACCGGTCCATGCAGTTCGTGGGCTCCATCCCGCGTCCGCCGGGGACCCCGGCCCGGGACTGA
- a CDS encoding DUF4921 family protein, whose amino-acid sequence MADGTVKQINPFTGTEVWTVPGRGNRPLDHSPGHISAVDPTGPEAHCAFCVSRLRETTPEKSRLVRDGDTWTTLDQVAARELDLTTPEFRLFGNLFEIVSLDYWKAVHGYEISARASAHQTTYLRSEAGVDHVRALVRTRIAASQGDPAGVDSMSTEDLVAHSESFFGGCHDVVVARRHLTDGATRTDRHASSGALDPDEHEQFIAFTVRAMRSLYRDNPHARYVSVFQNWLQPAGASFAHLHKQLVAIDEVPAKTGREVAALSREPDLYNTLGVDHAALEGLVLAANEHAVAVVGVGHRYPALVIYSRSPASEPWEHSPDELRGISDLLHACHAATGPLVPSNEEWHSRPPGVGAAMPWRIVLKWRISNPAGFEGATGIYVNTIDPWALRDRVAPRLTELRASGRIADMALGAECGDVRGSLRYG is encoded by the coding sequence ATGGCGGACGGGACCGTCAAGCAGATCAACCCCTTCACCGGAACCGAGGTCTGGACGGTGCCCGGCCGCGGCAACCGCCCCCTCGACCATTCCCCCGGCCATATCTCAGCGGTGGATCCGACCGGCCCGGAGGCGCACTGCGCGTTCTGCGTGTCCCGCCTGCGCGAGACCACCCCGGAGAAGTCGCGTCTGGTCCGCGACGGCGACACCTGGACGACGCTGGACCAGGTGGCCGCGCGAGAGCTCGACCTCACGACTCCCGAGTTCCGGCTCTTCGGCAACCTCTTCGAGATCGTCTCGCTGGACTACTGGAAGGCGGTCCACGGCTACGAGATCTCCGCCCGGGCGTCCGCGCACCAGACCACCTACCTCCGTTCCGAGGCCGGCGTCGACCACGTCCGAGCGCTGGTCCGCACCCGGATCGCCGCCTCGCAGGGGGATCCCGCGGGCGTCGACTCCATGTCGACCGAGGACCTGGTCGCCCACTCGGAGAGCTTCTTCGGCGGCTGCCACGACGTCGTGGTGGCGCGCCGCCACCTCACCGACGGCGCCACCAGAACCGACCGTCACGCCTCCTCCGGCGCGCTCGACCCGGATGAACACGAACAGTTCATCGCCTTCACCGTCCGCGCCATGCGGAGCCTGTACCGCGACAACCCCCACGCCCGGTACGTGTCCGTGTTCCAGAACTGGCTGCAGCCCGCGGGCGCGTCGTTCGCGCACCTGCACAAGCAGCTCGTGGCGATCGATGAGGTCCCGGCGAAGACCGGCCGCGAGGTGGCCGCCCTCTCCCGGGAGCCGGACCTCTACAACACCCTCGGCGTGGACCACGCGGCCTTGGAGGGGTTGGTGCTGGCGGCCAACGAGCACGCGGTGGCGGTGGTCGGGGTGGGGCACCGCTATCCCGCCCTCGTCATCTACTCGCGATCCCCGGCGAGCGAGCCGTGGGAGCACTCCCCGGACGAGCTCCGCGGAATCTCCGATCTACTGCACGCCTGCCATGCCGCCACGGGCCCCCTGGTGCCGTCCAACGAGGAGTGGCACAGCCGGCCGCCGGGGGTCGGCGCGGCGATGCCCTGGCGGATCGTGCTCAAGTGGCGGATCTCGAACCCCGCAGGGTTCGAGGGCGCCACCGGGATCTACGTCAATACGATCGACCCGTGGGCCCTGCGCGACCGGGTCGCCCCGAGGCTGACCGAGCTGCGCGCCTCGGGCCGGATCGCCGACATGGCGCTCGGCGCGGAGTGTGGGGACGTGCGGGGGTCACTGCGTTACGGGTGA